The following are encoded in a window of Flavobacterium cupriresistens genomic DNA:
- a CDS encoding histone H1: MNDLLVKINAEIDTFKAEAEALTEKGVKAAGPRARKSTLEIEKLLKEFRKVSIEESKK, from the coding sequence ATGAACGATCTATTAGTAAAAATCAACGCCGAAATCGACACATTCAAAGCAGAAGCAGAAGCACTAACTGAGAAAGGTGTTAAAGCTGCTGGACCAAGAGCACGTAAATCAACTTTAGAAATTGAAAAACTTTTAAAAGAGTTTAGAAAAGTTTCTATCGAAGAATCAAAAAAATAA
- a CDS encoding YcxB family protein: MYFKRLYKERVTVLFTIALVGFIFFDFFNLKSDDDVLKWYLRSSVLMVSFFVFHYAFVNTICKVIFKVMRKLEGYTNFIGKYRLNFTNSNIRVNSPIGAFVHKWSQIEKAVLTKDFFFLYVKDTDQHIISISNRCKNGRNLSDLIAFVENNVTEIMKI, translated from the coding sequence ATGTATTTTAAACGTTTATACAAAGAAAGGGTTACAGTTCTTTTTACCATCGCTTTAGTAGGTTTCATCTTTTTTGATTTTTTTAATTTGAAAAGTGATGATGATGTTTTAAAATGGTATTTAAGAAGTTCAGTGCTGATGGTGTCGTTTTTTGTATTTCATTATGCATTTGTAAATACCATCTGCAAAGTCATTTTTAAGGTAATGAGAAAATTAGAGGGGTATACTAATTTCATAGGGAAGTACCGACTCAATTTTACTAATTCGAACATCCGTGTAAATTCTCCGATAGGTGCTTTTGTCCATAAATGGAGCCAAATTGAAAAAGCAGTCTTGACCAAAGATTTCTTTTTTTTATATGTGAAAGATACTGATCAGCACATTATATCTATTTCAAATAGATGCAAGAATGGTAGAAATCTGAGTGATTTAATTGCCTTTGTTGAGAATAATGTGACTGAAATTATGAAAATTTAA
- a CDS encoding TetR/AcrR family transcriptional regulator, with amino-acid sequence MKKALSTRLSILQKSFELIYTQGYQATSIDTIIATTNVTKGAFFYHFKNKDEMGLAVINEIMYPLMQEDFVKPLLNSKDAVSDIYKMMQYLLLENSFLLRKYGCPAGNLTQEMPQINQQFGEALFKLSAEVKEAMQIALKKGKDSGAIKPEVNEEQVTLFVLSGYWGIRNLGKLFDNNDCYVAYLEELKCYLKSLEKN; translated from the coding sequence ATGAAAAAAGCACTTTCTACACGACTTTCGATTCTCCAAAAATCATTTGAGTTAATTTATACTCAGGGATATCAGGCGACCAGTATTGATACCATAATTGCAACCACTAATGTAACCAAAGGGGCTTTTTTTTATCATTTTAAAAATAAAGACGAAATGGGATTGGCCGTTATTAACGAGATTATGTATCCGTTAATGCAGGAAGATTTTGTAAAACCATTGTTGAATTCTAAGGATGCAGTCAGCGACATTTATAAAATGATGCAGTATTTATTGTTAGAGAATTCTTTTCTACTTCGAAAATACGGTTGTCCGGCGGGAAATTTGACTCAGGAAATGCCGCAAATAAACCAGCAGTTTGGTGAAGCCCTTTTTAAGCTTTCGGCTGAGGTGAAAGAGGCGATGCAAATTGCTTTAAAAAAAGGTAAAGATTCGGGAGCTATTAAACCCGAAGTTAATGAGGAACAAGTGACTCTTTTTGTTTTGTCTGGCTATTGGGGAATTCGAAATTTGGGAAAACTTTTTGATAATAATGATTGTTATGTAGCTTATTTAGAAGAGCTTAAATGCTACTTGAAAAGTTTGGAAAAAAACTAG
- a CDS encoding helix-turn-helix transcriptional regulator, whose translation MKTIEHSYSADLSWVQHLTEQFGGKVEGNFINVPEDIHTGIRYFLECEEGIVAYYVNVKYHQDVLFTQKNSRNDFIALYYDLTEGDASLETNNTIFDIGRWKYNLAVIDGSLLTDFHVKSGSNTYALCIFIKKNVLNTFVKNNTLFFPDLQKLIDPEKNTIIRIDRIADESYHILNDLRKLNAGGPVFDLNLRATVHLLMSSYIKKIALDKFVIQTVKETDLKKIIAIQMFLTENIEGAFPTIAVMAKNAKMSESKFKNLFKKVTGLTPNSFFLNNKLLLAKELLESRQLSISQVSDKLHFSNNSYFSSKFKEHFGVSPKNYIKQL comes from the coding sequence ATGAAAACAATTGAACACTCTTATAGTGCTGACTTAAGTTGGGTACAACATTTAACAGAACAATTTGGAGGAAAAGTAGAGGGTAACTTTATAAATGTTCCTGAGGATATCCACACTGGAATCCGTTATTTCCTTGAATGTGAAGAAGGAATTGTAGCCTATTATGTCAATGTAAAATACCATCAAGACGTACTCTTTACTCAAAAAAACTCAAGAAATGATTTTATAGCATTGTACTATGATCTTACTGAAGGTGACGCCAGTTTAGAAACCAATAATACAATCTTCGATATAGGACGATGGAAATATAATTTGGCTGTAATTGACGGCTCACTTCTAACTGATTTTCACGTCAAGTCAGGAAGTAATACCTATGCCCTTTGCATATTTATAAAAAAGAACGTCCTTAATACATTTGTTAAAAACAATACTCTTTTTTTTCCCGATTTACAAAAGCTTATCGATCCCGAAAAAAATACGATTATCAGAATTGACAGGATTGCTGATGAAAGTTACCATATATTAAATGACTTGCGCAAACTAAATGCCGGTGGGCCAGTTTTTGATCTAAATCTTAGGGCTACGGTACATCTTTTAATGTCTAGTTATATAAAAAAAATAGCACTTGATAAGTTTGTTATTCAAACTGTTAAAGAAACAGATCTTAAAAAAATAATAGCCATTCAAATGTTTCTAACTGAAAATATTGAAGGTGCTTTTCCTACTATTGCGGTGATGGCAAAAAATGCAAAAATGTCTGAATCAAAATTCAAAAATTTATTTAAAAAAGTAACCGGCTTAACACCAAACTCCTTCTTTCTGAATAATAAGCTCCTTCTGGCAAAAGAACTTCTTGAAAGCAGACAATTGTCAATCTCTCAAGTTTCAGATAAACTTCATTTTAGTAATAACTCCTATTTCTCTTCAAAATTTAAGGAGCATTTTGGAGTTTCTCCAAAGAATTATATTAAACAATTATAA
- a CDS encoding helix-turn-helix domain-containing protein yields MKKIALSYNLTPEWHQALAQEISAELIDGKIIVIPEALGEGHSYFTQITPGISALFIDFVLTKPIEVNRLKSENDLYIFHFDLSDSPNSIEIDAVEYQIDSFENPSFTISNNKIESAFRPLINKRTVVLQLLVDKKVLNEYLRADTIEEYTKRKNEAMGNSHHFFDTIDSNSNLLLKSIKDKSISDLSFDSFLKGISLKLLGNFIIRCENSSAVQSEATRIELEAVAKTKNYFLDNLTNSFPTVSFLSKMAGMSPSKYKILFKKQFNNSPKNLFLKKKMILANDLLKSGNYNTLTEIVYELNYTRLNHFRSKYYTFHHRKPSEDFVRKTYQTNNRRYAS; encoded by the coding sequence ATGAAAAAAATAGCTCTTTCATATAACCTGACACCCGAATGGCATCAAGCGTTAGCTCAAGAAATAAGCGCTGAACTTATTGATGGAAAAATAATTGTTATACCGGAAGCACTTGGTGAGGGGCATTCCTACTTCACCCAGATAACTCCGGGGATTTCTGCATTGTTTATTGATTTTGTTTTAACCAAACCAATTGAAGTAAATCGATTAAAATCAGAAAATGATTTATATATTTTTCACTTCGATTTAAGTGATTCTCCCAATTCAATAGAAATTGATGCTGTAGAGTATCAAATCGATTCTTTTGAAAATCCGAGTTTCACTATTTCAAACAACAAGATAGAAAGCGCTTTCAGACCTTTAATCAATAAACGAACAGTAGTATTACAACTACTAGTTGACAAAAAAGTATTAAATGAATACTTAAGAGCAGATACGATTGAAGAATATACCAAACGAAAAAATGAAGCGATGGGAAACTCCCATCACTTTTTTGATACTATTGACAGCAATAGCAATTTATTACTGAAATCAATTAAGGATAAATCAATTTCTGATCTTTCATTTGACTCTTTTTTAAAAGGTATTTCATTAAAACTGCTGGGTAATTTTATAATTCGATGCGAAAATTCATCAGCAGTACAAAGTGAAGCAACCAGAATTGAACTGGAAGCGGTTGCAAAAACAAAAAACTATTTTTTGGATAATCTGACCAATTCGTTTCCTACCGTAAGTTTTTTATCCAAAATGGCTGGTATGTCTCCCTCCAAATATAAAATACTATTCAAAAAACAATTCAATAATTCCCCTAAAAATCTCTTTCTTAAAAAAAAAATGATACTGGCGAATGATCTTTTAAAAAGTGGGAATTATAATACATTGACAGAGATTGTGTATGAATTAAATTACACCAGACTCAATCATTTCCGATCCAAATATTATACTTTCCATCACAGAAAGCCTTCAGAAGATTTTGTAAGAAAGACCTACCAGACAAATAACAGAAGATATGCCAGTTAA